Proteins from a single region of Pseudodesulfovibrio portus:
- the glgP gene encoding alpha-glucan family phosphorylase, with protein sequence MDNSWLFEISWEVCNKVGGIHTVIGSKAAQAMLAFEDRYIALGPLLDRNPGFEPCDPPKDLKPSLERLENMGIHIAVGRWDVPGKPLAWLIGFQNAIPSHEKLLFQLWNDFGVDSMSGSWDYIEPVLFSTAAAMVVKEVSDDMESADIFAHFHEWMSGAGVLHLKKHAPSVCTVLTTHATMLGRAMSGSGVDIYERLEEIEPSQEAKVFDVTAKHSMESVSAREADCFTTVSNITRREAANLLGTNPEVVTVNGFNLEGFADPAEVKKTRASSRELLLDLASRFLERDLKPDKTLLVATSGRYEFHNKGIDLLLDSLSDLNEALTKADADVTVVTFLLVSCGYAGLSDEARRRLKKERYDIEKYAGIATHHLGDAEHDPIVQRCRERHLDNTAGKRCCVIFIPVYLDGNDGILNLEYYDALAGMDLTVFPSFYEPWGYTPMESAAFAVPTVTADRAGFGQWVMEMHPQGTPGVQVLKRLEEDYDTARRKLAHYLDDFTRWSPKERADRSADARRIAEETTWIHFYPRYIEAYEYAANIRTERIAGVQRMEAAPGKMVSFSGVNTTQPRLRSFMVVTELPPALARLRELADNLWWVWHRDSQELFEWMGGHKWEECGHNPTLLLDTMDQERLNQLAEDSEFMARFAGVMARFDEYMAARNHADVQGITWDHPISYFSMEFGLHESIPIYSGGLGLLAGDHIKSASDLNLPFIGVSLLYKNGFFHQRINGNGDQVVEYRENNFATMPVTPLHNGDADKLLLALDLPGRTVYAQIWEIKVGRAILYLLDTDVVENSRSDRDITSRLYDPSSKGRIEQEIILGVGGVRLLKALNMEPAIYHLNEGHSAFLLFERIRQLMLIDGVDFATAKEVVRGSTVFTMHTPVPAGNERFEKSLVENYFRGYAAEMGIPWDALWNLGHIYAEEADHLNMTVLALQLSCIRNGVSRLHGDVSRRMWMDLWRGFLLGEIPVGHITNGVHITSWLDERLRHDIEESCSLSVHQTLLDGNDWNCLDGLDDHRLWDTHVALKHRLYDEVRRSISTQWTREGEPPNRLKAFLDALNPDHLTLCFARRCTAYKRPTLLFHNLQRAKEILCGERPVNVIFAGKSHPADTLGASFINLICRLAKQDDFLGRVIFLESYDIRLARLLVSGADVWLNNPTRLMEASGTSGMKAAANGVPNCSILDGWWDEAFDGRNGWAVGSGLTYESQVNQDIVDADNLYATLETEVVPEFYNRDGGIPHSWLSRMKDSMKTAFRQYSTHRMVHDYIGDMYTPAIALSARRNKDNYLLAQEIGEWRKRIPGRFSTVTIRDVHVDGLHGDVFKLGSQLTVTAKVDRGQLLDEEVLAELVVSTPNDEVIIDAIPMKLKHTEGNILEFRANYSPATSGQVRYGVRVLPTHPGLSGKWDTRLIRWS encoded by the coding sequence ATGGATAACAGTTGGCTTTTTGAAATCTCCTGGGAAGTCTGCAACAAGGTCGGCGGCATCCATACGGTTATTGGAAGCAAGGCCGCGCAGGCCATGCTTGCCTTTGAGGACCGCTACATCGCCCTGGGGCCGCTGCTCGACCGCAATCCGGGATTCGAGCCCTGCGATCCGCCCAAGGACCTGAAGCCCTCGCTGGAGCGATTGGAAAACATGGGAATTCACATCGCAGTGGGACGGTGGGACGTGCCCGGCAAGCCTTTGGCCTGGCTCATCGGCTTCCAGAATGCGATCCCCAGCCACGAAAAGCTCCTCTTCCAGCTCTGGAACGACTTCGGCGTGGATTCCATGTCCGGCTCCTGGGACTACATCGAGCCCGTCCTGTTCAGCACCGCCGCCGCCATGGTCGTCAAGGAAGTCAGCGACGACATGGAATCCGCCGACATCTTCGCCCACTTCCACGAATGGATGTCCGGCGCAGGCGTCCTCCATCTCAAGAAACACGCGCCCAGCGTATGTACCGTCCTCACCACCCACGCCACCATGCTCGGCAGGGCCATGTCCGGTTCCGGCGTGGACATCTACGAGCGGCTGGAGGAAATTGAACCGTCGCAGGAGGCCAAGGTCTTCGACGTCACGGCCAAGCATTCCATGGAATCGGTCTCGGCCCGCGAGGCGGACTGTTTCACCACCGTGTCCAACATCACCCGGCGGGAAGCCGCCAATCTGCTGGGCACCAACCCCGAGGTCGTGACGGTCAACGGCTTCAACCTCGAAGGGTTCGCCGATCCCGCCGAGGTGAAGAAGACCCGGGCATCCTCCCGGGAGCTGCTCCTGGACCTGGCCTCACGATTCCTTGAACGCGACCTGAAGCCGGACAAGACCCTTCTGGTGGCCACCAGCGGCCGATACGAATTCCACAACAAGGGCATCGACCTGCTCCTGGACAGCCTGTCCGACCTGAACGAAGCCCTGACCAAGGCGGACGCCGACGTCACGGTGGTGACCTTCCTGCTGGTCAGTTGCGGATACGCGGGCCTCAGCGACGAGGCGCGCCGAAGGCTGAAGAAGGAACGCTACGACATCGAAAAATACGCGGGAATCGCCACCCACCACCTGGGTGACGCCGAACACGACCCCATCGTGCAACGCTGCCGCGAACGGCATCTGGACAACACCGCCGGAAAGCGATGCTGCGTCATCTTCATACCGGTCTATCTCGACGGCAACGACGGTATCCTCAACCTGGAATACTACGACGCCCTGGCGGGCATGGACCTGACCGTGTTCCCGTCGTTCTACGAGCCGTGGGGCTACACTCCCATGGAAAGCGCGGCCTTTGCCGTGCCCACCGTCACCGCCGACCGGGCCGGATTCGGCCAGTGGGTCATGGAGATGCACCCGCAAGGCACACCGGGCGTCCAGGTCCTCAAGCGGTTGGAGGAAGACTACGACACGGCCCGCCGCAAGCTGGCACACTACCTTGACGACTTCACCAGATGGTCGCCCAAGGAGCGGGCCGACCGCAGCGCCGACGCGCGCCGGATCGCCGAGGAAACGACGTGGATCCACTTCTACCCGCGCTACATCGAAGCCTACGAATACGCGGCGAACATCCGCACCGAGCGGATCGCCGGAGTGCAGCGCATGGAAGCCGCACCCGGCAAGATGGTCTCCTTCAGCGGCGTCAACACGACCCAGCCCCGACTCCGGTCCTTCATGGTGGTCACCGAACTGCCACCGGCCCTGGCCCGGCTGCGCGAACTGGCCGACAATCTCTGGTGGGTATGGCACCGTGATTCCCAGGAACTCTTCGAGTGGATGGGCGGACACAAATGGGAGGAGTGCGGGCACAACCCGACGCTCCTGCTGGACACCATGGACCAGGAACGCCTCAACCAACTGGCCGAGGACTCGGAGTTCATGGCCCGGTTCGCGGGCGTCATGGCCCGTTTCGACGAGTACATGGCCGCAAGGAACCATGCGGATGTCCAGGGTATAACCTGGGATCATCCCATCTCATACTTCTCCATGGAGTTCGGACTGCACGAGTCCATTCCCATCTACTCGGGCGGCCTCGGCCTGTTGGCCGGCGACCACATCAAGTCTGCCAGCGACCTGAACCTGCCCTTCATCGGCGTCTCGCTGCTCTACAAAAACGGCTTCTTCCACCAACGGATCAACGGCAACGGCGACCAGGTCGTGGAATACCGGGAAAACAACTTCGCCACCATGCCCGTCACCCCGCTGCACAACGGCGACGCGGACAAGCTGCTCCTCGCCCTGGATCTGCCGGGACGGACCGTGTACGCCCAGATCTGGGAAATCAAGGTCGGCCGGGCCATCCTGTACCTGCTGGACACGGATGTGGTGGAGAACTCCCGCTCCGACCGCGACATCACGTCCCGGCTCTACGATCCCTCTTCCAAGGGCCGCATCGAACAGGAGATCATCCTCGGCGTGGGCGGCGTCCGGCTGCTCAAGGCCCTGAACATGGAGCCGGCCATCTACCACCTCAACGAAGGCCATTCCGCCTTCCTGCTGTTCGAACGCATCCGCCAGCTCATGCTCATCGACGGCGTGGATTTCGCCACTGCCAAGGAAGTCGTGCGCGGCTCCACGGTCTTCACCATGCACACGCCGGTTCCGGCGGGCAACGAACGGTTCGAGAAGTCCCTGGTGGAGAACTACTTCCGGGGCTACGCCGCCGAGATGGGCATCCCCTGGGACGCCCTGTGGAATCTGGGACACATCTACGCCGAAGAGGCGGACCACCTGAACATGACCGTGCTCGCCCTGCAGCTTTCCTGCATCCGCAACGGGGTCAGCAGGCTGCACGGCGACGTGTCCCGCCGCATGTGGATGGACCTGTGGCGGGGCTTCCTGCTCGGGGAGATCCCGGTGGGGCACATCACCAACGGGGTCCACATCACATCCTGGCTGGACGAACGGCTGCGCCACGACATCGAGGAGTCCTGCTCCCTTTCGGTGCATCAGACGCTGCTGGACGGGAACGACTGGAACTGCCTGGACGGTCTGGACGACCACCGTCTTTGGGACACCCACGTCGCCCTGAAACATCGCCTCTACGACGAAGTGCGCCGCTCCATCTCGACCCAGTGGACCCGGGAGGGCGAACCGCCCAACCGGCTCAAGGCCTTCCTCGACGCCCTGAACCCCGACCACCTGACCCTGTGCTTCGCCCGGCGCTGCACGGCCTACAAGCGCCCCACGCTGCTCTTCCACAACCTGCAGCGGGCCAAGGAAATCCTGTGCGGCGAGCGACCGGTGAACGTCATCTTCGCGGGCAAGTCGCACCCGGCGGACACCCTGGGCGCGAGCTTCATCAACCTCATCTGCCGACTGGCCAAGCAGGACGACTTCCTGGGCCGGGTCATCTTCCTGGAAAGCTACGACATCCGCCTGGCCCGTCTGCTCGTGTCCGGCGCGGACGTCTGGCTGAACAACCCGACCAGACTCATGGAGGCAAGCGGCACCAGCGGGATGAAGGCCGCGGCCAACGGCGTGCCCAACTGCTCCATCCTGGACGGCTGGTGGGACGAGGCCTTTGACGGCCGGAACGGCTGGGCCGTGGGCAGCGGCCTGACCTACGAGAGCCAGGTCAACCAGGACATCGTGGACGCGGACAACCTCTACGCGACCCTGGAGACGGAGGTCGTGCCCGAGTTCTACAACCGGGACGGCGGCATTCCCCACTCCTGGCTGAGCCGCATGAAGGACTCCATGAAAACAGCCTTCCGCCAGTACTCCACCCACCGCATGGTCCACGACTACATCGGGGACATGTACACCCCGGCCATTGCCCTGTCCGCCCGCAGGAACAAGGACAACTACCTCCTGGCCCAGGAGATCGGCGAGTGGCGCAAGCGCATTCCCGGCCGATTCTCCACGGTCACCATCCGGGACGTCCACGTGGACGGCCTCCACGGCGACGTCTTCAAACTCGGCAGCCAACTGACGGTCACCGCCAAGGTGGACAGAGGCCAACTCCTGGACGAGGAAGTCCTCGCCGAGCTGGTGGTCTCCACCCCCAACGACGAGGTGATCATCGACGCCATCCCCATGAAGCTCAAGCACACCGAAGGAAACATACTGGAATTCAGGGCGAATTACTCCCCGGCCACCTCGGGGCAGGTCCGCTACGGCGTCCGCGTCCTGCCCACCCACCCCGGCCTGTCCGGCAAGTGGGACACCCGTTTGATTCGCTGGAGCTGA
- a CDS encoding glycoside hydrolase family 57 protein — protein MISVCFYFQVHQPMRLDQKYTFFDMGKRHNYLDEAANRDILHKVANKCYLPANRMMLDLINEFKGDFRIAYAITGVALRQFQQYCPEVLESFRELADTGCVEFIGETHYHSLAFLFSREEFRRQVKMHEAALKEHFGVAPVTFRNTELIYSNALALEIEKMGYKAILAEGADQVLGWRSPNYVYQPAGCSKLKALLKNYRLSDDVAFRFSDRNWDQWPVTTDKFTRWVHAIAGGGEVINLFMDYETIGEHQWEDTGIFHFFRDLPRAVMAHKDFVFRTPAEAAAKLDPMAQLDVPYFTSWADLERDVSAWLGNPMQDQAAELAYGLEARVLASGDEELINTWRELLTSDHFYYMCTKWFSDGDVHKYFNPFETPHQAFITYMNALNDLTLRLNENTKASDEENTHG, from the coding sequence ATGATATCCGTCTGCTTCTACTTCCAGGTCCACCAGCCCATGCGCCTCGACCAGAAGTACACCTTCTTCGACATGGGCAAGCGCCACAACTATCTGGATGAGGCGGCCAACCGGGACATCCTGCACAAGGTGGCCAACAAGTGCTACCTGCCCGCCAACCGGATGATGCTCGACCTGATCAACGAGTTCAAGGGAGACTTCCGCATCGCCTACGCCATCACCGGCGTGGCCCTGCGCCAGTTCCAACAATACTGCCCGGAGGTGCTCGAATCGTTCCGGGAGCTGGCCGACACCGGCTGCGTGGAGTTCATCGGGGAAACCCACTACCATTCCCTGGCCTTTCTCTTCTCCAGGGAGGAATTCCGGCGGCAGGTGAAGATGCACGAGGCCGCGCTCAAGGAGCACTTCGGCGTCGCGCCCGTGACCTTCCGCAACACCGAGCTCATCTACAGCAACGCCCTGGCTCTGGAGATCGAGAAGATGGGCTACAAGGCCATCCTGGCCGAAGGCGCCGACCAGGTGCTGGGCTGGCGTTCCCCCAACTACGTGTACCAGCCCGCCGGATGCTCCAAGCTCAAGGCCCTGCTCAAGAACTACCGGCTGTCCGACGACGTGGCCTTCCGCTTCTCGGACCGCAACTGGGATCAGTGGCCCGTGACCACGGACAAATTCACCCGCTGGGTCCACGCCATCGCCGGCGGTGGCGAGGTGATCAACCTGTTCATGGACTACGAGACCATCGGCGAACACCAATGGGAGGACACGGGCATCTTCCACTTCTTCCGCGACCTGCCCCGGGCCGTCATGGCCCACAAGGACTTCGTCTTCCGGACCCCGGCCGAAGCGGCCGCCAAGCTCGACCCCATGGCCCAACTCGACGTGCCCTATTTCACATCCTGGGCGGACCTCGAACGCGACGTCTCGGCCTGGCTCGGCAACCCCATGCAGGACCAGGCGGCAGAGCTGGCATACGGCCTGGAGGCCAGGGTGCTGGCCTCGGGCGACGAAGAGCTCATCAACACATGGCGGGAGCTGCTCACCAGCGACCACTTCTATTACATGTGCACGAAATGGTTCTCCGACGGGGACGTACACAAGTATTTCAACCCCTTCGAGACCCCTCACCAGGCGTTCATCACCTACATGAATGCGCTCAATGACCTGACGCTCAGGCTCAACGAGAACACGAAAGCATCCGACGAGGAGAACACCCATGGATAA
- a CDS encoding glycosyltransferase family 4 protein, which yields MRVLMFGWEFPPYISGGLGTACLGLTKGLASFGTEIMFVLPRLDSDEEGKHLTLMGANRVRAKVGISEILELQERVSVLEVLSPLRPYLTEKEYRSILEKDERVTAADIFGELQNDFAGGYGSNLMAEIVRYSLVGAHLAAHEKFDVIHAHDWMTAPAGIEAKRVSGKPLVIHAHALEFDRSGEHINQQVYEIERAGFEAADRIVAVSHYTRDTIIKRYSIDPAKITVVHNAVSKERRIGQMRIEKPFKEKLVLFLGRITFQKGPDYFVEAAARVLKKNPNVRFAMAGFGDMFPRMVERMAELRMADKFHFLGFVRGADVERIYAMSDLYVMPSVSEPFGITPLEAIVYDVPSIVSKQSGVAEILDDAVKVDFWDVDRLADEILDILCNEERADRLIKSGREVLKKIQWEQAAEKLLTVYRELTGGAR from the coding sequence ATGCGCGTACTCATGTTCGGGTGGGAATTCCCACCGTACATTTCCGGCGGGCTGGGCACGGCCTGCCTCGGGCTGACAAAGGGGCTGGCCAGCTTCGGCACGGAAATCATGTTTGTCCTGCCTCGGCTCGATTCCGACGAGGAAGGCAAACACCTGACCCTCATGGGAGCGAACCGGGTCCGGGCGAAAGTGGGCATCTCGGAGATTCTGGAGCTGCAGGAGCGCGTGTCCGTGCTCGAGGTGCTGTCGCCGCTGCGCCCCTATCTGACCGAAAAGGAATACCGCTCCATCCTGGAAAAGGACGAGCGCGTCACCGCCGCCGACATCTTCGGGGAGCTGCAGAACGACTTCGCGGGCGGGTACGGCAGCAACCTGATGGCCGAGATCGTCCGCTACAGCCTGGTGGGCGCCCACCTGGCGGCCCATGAGAAATTCGACGTCATCCACGCCCACGACTGGATGACCGCCCCGGCGGGCATCGAGGCGAAGAGGGTTTCGGGCAAGCCGCTGGTGATCCACGCCCACGCGCTGGAGTTCGACCGCAGCGGCGAACACATCAACCAGCAGGTATACGAGATCGAACGGGCGGGATTCGAGGCCGCCGACCGCATCGTGGCCGTCAGTCACTACACCAGGGACACCATCATAAAACGGTATTCCATCGACCCGGCCAAGATCACCGTGGTCCACAACGCCGTCTCCAAGGAGCGGCGCATAGGCCAGATGCGCATCGAAAAGCCCTTCAAGGAGAAACTGGTCCTCTTCCTGGGCCGCATCACCTTCCAGAAGGGACCGGACTATTTCGTCGAGGCCGCAGCCAGGGTGCTCAAAAAGAACCCGAACGTCCGCTTCGCCATGGCCGGTTTCGGCGACATGTTCCCCCGCATGGTGGAACGTATGGCCGAGCTGCGCATGGCCGACAAGTTCCACTTCCTCGGCTTCGTGCGCGGAGCCGACGTGGAACGCATCTACGCCATGAGCGACCTGTACGTCATGCCCAGCGTGTCCGAGCCCTTCGGCATCACGCCCCTGGAAGCCATCGTCTACGACGTGCCGTCCATCGTCTCCAAGCAATCCGGCGTGGCCGAGATACTCGACGACGCGGTCAAGGTCGACTTCTGGGACGTGGACCGCCTGGCCGACGAGATACTGGACATCCTCTGCAACGAGGAACGGGCCGACCGTTTGATCAAGAGCGGTCGCGAGGTTCTCAAAAAGATCCAATGGGAACAGGCTGCGGAAAAACTGCTGACCGTCTACCGCGAACTGACAGGGGGCGCCCGATGA
- a CDS encoding amylo-alpha-1,6-glucosidase, whose product MIRISRDECVNTETATRKEWLDTNGLGGYASSTVINCHTRKYHGLLVAALKEPRGKFVLLSKVETSLVHDDLEFNLSTNKYPGVYHPTGHQFVERFEQGLHPSITYRIGDALIQKSMIMVHGRNTVLLCYELLEGKVKPTLRIRPLLAYRDIHSLTRENMFLRPKSYPEKNGRKIQPYNGMPPLFMGTNRRSEFFPGPKWKLNFEYLAERERGFDYQEDLFCPGMFETTLQKGKPVIFAASTDPLGNLERLRKKEITRRETEFAACRDRVKHVQQLKYFSGQFLIRNASDFASVVAGYHWFGEWGRDTMIALPGLTFHAGRRGLGEEILAAYAALERDGLLPNYLDQHSDHLAYNSVDASLWFFWAVQEYLKTGGSRRFVMARVFPALRDIINAHLDGRVPLCALGGAGLLYAGNEHTQLTWMDAQAYGRPVTPRHGAAVEINALWYNALRFFLELSPEQDELATQAQQAADTLAANFIDKFWNHADNCLNDVVNEHGRDRCIRPNQIFAVSLPHTMLDTGQMRAIISVVQAHLLTPYGLRTLSPRNPAYSPFYRGDADSRDSAYHQGMVWPWLAGHFGEALLRQAEDRTGAKAFLRKYFRPILRSFPEDFGIASIPELYTGNPPHMPKGTIAQAWSVAEAIRLNKLLGEK is encoded by the coding sequence ATGATTCGGATTTCCCGGGACGAATGCGTCAATACGGAAACGGCGACGCGAAAAGAATGGCTCGATACCAACGGCCTCGGCGGCTACGCCTCCAGCACGGTCATCAACTGCCATACCCGAAAGTATCACGGACTCCTCGTGGCGGCGCTCAAGGAGCCGCGCGGCAAGTTCGTTCTCCTGTCCAAGGTCGAGACCTCGCTGGTCCACGACGATCTGGAATTCAACCTCTCCACCAACAAATACCCGGGCGTCTACCACCCCACCGGACACCAGTTCGTGGAACGGTTCGAACAGGGCCTCCACCCGTCCATCACCTACCGCATCGGGGACGCCCTTATCCAAAAGTCCATGATCATGGTGCACGGCAGGAACACCGTGCTGCTCTGCTACGAGCTGCTCGAAGGCAAGGTCAAGCCTACCCTGCGCATCCGGCCCCTGCTGGCCTACCGGGACATCCACTCCCTGACCAGGGAGAACATGTTCCTGCGCCCCAAGTCCTACCCGGAAAAGAACGGTCGCAAGATCCAGCCCTACAACGGCATGCCGCCTCTCTTCATGGGCACCAACCGCCGTTCCGAATTCTTCCCCGGCCCCAAATGGAAGCTCAATTTCGAGTACCTCGCGGAACGCGAAAGAGGGTTCGACTACCAGGAAGACCTGTTCTGCCCCGGCATGTTCGAAACGACCCTGCAAAAAGGCAAGCCGGTCATCTTCGCGGCCTCCACCGACCCGCTGGGCAACCTCGAACGGCTGCGCAAAAAGGAAATCACCCGCCGCGAGACGGAATTCGCGGCGTGCAGGGACCGGGTCAAGCACGTCCAGCAACTCAAATACTTCTCCGGCCAGTTCCTGATCCGAAACGCTTCGGACTTCGCCTCCGTTGTCGCCGGGTACCACTGGTTCGGCGAGTGGGGACGCGACACCATGATCGCCCTGCCCGGCCTGACCTTTCACGCCGGGCGCAGGGGACTCGGCGAGGAAATCCTGGCCGCCTACGCAGCACTGGAACGCGACGGCCTGCTGCCCAACTATCTCGACCAGCACTCGGACCATCTGGCATACAACTCGGTGGACGCCTCGCTCTGGTTCTTCTGGGCCGTGCAGGAATACCTCAAGACCGGAGGGAGCAGGCGGTTCGTCATGGCCCGCGTCTTCCCTGCCCTGCGCGACATCATCAATGCCCATCTCGACGGCAGGGTGCCCCTGTGCGCCCTGGGCGGAGCCGGACTGCTCTACGCGGGCAACGAGCACACCCAGTTGACCTGGATGGACGCCCAGGCCTACGGCAGGCCCGTCACCCCCCGGCACGGGGCGGCGGTGGAAATCAATGCCCTGTGGTACAACGCGCTGCGTTTCTTCCTTGAGCTCTCGCCCGAACAGGATGAGCTGGCCACCCAGGCTCAACAGGCCGCAGACACGCTGGCCGCCAACTTCATCGACAAATTCTGGAACCATGCCGACAACTGCCTGAACGACGTCGTCAACGAACACGGTCGGGACCGGTGCATCCGGCCCAACCAGATATTTGCCGTTTCCCTGCCCCACACCATGCTGGACACGGGACAGATGCGGGCGATCATCAGCGTGGTCCAGGCCCATCTCCTCACTCCCTACGGCCTGCGAACGCTCTCGCCAAGGAACCCGGCCTATTCCCCCTTCTACAGGGGCGATGCGGACTCCCGCGATTCCGCCTACCACCAGGGCATGGTCTGGCCATGGCTGGCCGGCCATTTCGGCGAGGCGCTGCTCCGACAGGCCGAGGACAGGACCGGGGCCAAGGCCTTCCTGCGCAAATACTTCAGGCCGATCCTGCGGTCGTTCCCCGAAGACTTCGGCATCGCCTCGATCCCGGAACTGTACACGGGCAACCCGCCCCACATGCCCAAGGGGACCATCGCCCAGGCCTGGAGCGTGGCCGAAGCCATCCGCCTGAACAAACTGCTCGGGGAGAAATAG
- a CDS encoding GNAT family N-acetyltransferase — protein MSPTCEEPGASTFRLAVREASLADLPFLEHLERTSFSDKRQSSRESLRNSIRSSAQSVLILEKSEGRQPATRMGAAILFQYKRSLRVYSVAVDTAYRMMGLGEALMQHVVNFAVTHGYERITLEADMANTKLVEWYKRMGFEPARPLTDYYGPGEAALRMVLSLSGKGSGQDHMVIVVDDARQSQDWAPGIPFCSAKDYLSDTNYSKSSRFQVLNLCNSQKTHSMGYYVSLLASARNHLVVPSVMAMKDATSTMVAQSLLDEIREYVDRKLPANKGPNFELTVILGMTDNPRYCELAQKLFTLFSIPFFTIQLQWSGAWSPKKIKVLHLKQVLADSPDLLRDALTAYCARKRYTRPRLKNYKYDLAILTNKDELTPPSDAMALERFRKAAEKVGFHVEFITKADQRRMCEFDALFIRETTALDNHTYGMSRHAYTEGLVVVDDPWSIMLCSNKVYLQERLANAGVCQPKGWLLARKACDDKFLKSLPLPLVLKLPESSFSQGVYLVKTIDDLKEKLAVMFTKTDLVIGQEFLKSDYDWRIGLIDNTPLYACKYYMASNHWQIYNWASTGGEEFSGKSDAVPVNQVPPGILKAAVSASSLIGNGFYGVDLKEVGGKAYVIEVNDNPSVDAGVEDELLGNELYERIMRSLFNRIEAERQQVRYVY, from the coding sequence ATGAGCCCCACATGTGAGGAGCCGGGCGCATCCACGTTTCGCCTGGCTGTCCGGGAAGCATCCTTGGCGGACCTTCCATTTCTCGAGCATCTCGAAAGGACGAGCTTCAGCGACAAGCGGCAGAGCTCCCGAGAGAGTCTGCGCAACAGCATCAGGAGTTCCGCCCAGTCGGTGCTGATCCTGGAAAAATCGGAAGGCAGGCAGCCGGCGACCCGCATGGGTGCCGCGATCCTGTTTCAGTACAAGCGTTCGCTCAGGGTCTATTCCGTGGCCGTGGATACGGCCTACCGGATGATGGGATTGGGCGAGGCGCTCATGCAGCACGTCGTCAATTTCGCCGTGACGCACGGCTACGAGCGGATCACGCTGGAAGCCGACATGGCCAACACCAAGCTGGTGGAGTGGTACAAGCGGATGGGTTTCGAGCCCGCAAGGCCGCTGACCGACTACTACGGCCCGGGCGAGGCCGCGCTGAGAATGGTCCTGTCCCTTTCAGGCAAGGGCAGCGGCCAGGACCACATGGTCATCGTGGTGGACGACGCCCGGCAGTCCCAGGACTGGGCACCGGGGATTCCCTTCTGCTCGGCCAAGGACTACCTGTCGGACACCAACTATTCAAAGTCGAGCCGGTTCCAGGTGCTGAACCTGTGCAACTCCCAGAAGACGCACTCCATGGGGTATTACGTCTCCCTGCTGGCGTCCGCGCGCAACCATCTGGTGGTCCCGTCGGTCATGGCCATGAAGGACGCGACCTCCACCATGGTGGCCCAGAGCCTGCTGGACGAAATCCGGGAGTACGTGGACAGGAAGCTTCCCGCCAACAAGGGGCCGAACTTCGAGTTGACCGTCATCCTGGGGATGACCGACAACCCGCGTTACTGTGAACTGGCCCAGAAACTGTTCACCCTGTTTTCCATACCTTTCTTCACCATCCAGTTGCAGTGGAGCGGGGCGTGGAGCCCGAAGAAGATCAAGGTGCTCCACCTCAAGCAGGTCCTGGCCGACAGCCCCGACCTGCTTCGTGACGCGCTCACCGCCTACTGCGCCAGGAAGCGGTACACCCGGCCCCGGCTCAAGAACTACAAGTACGACCTGGCCATCCTGACCAACAAGGACGAGCTGACCCCGCCGTCCGACGCCATGGCCCTGGAGCGGTTCCGCAAGGCTGCCGAAAAGGTCGGGTTTCACGTGGAGTTCATCACCAAGGCGGACCAGCGGCGGATGTGCGAATTCGACGCCCTGTTCATCCGCGAGACCACGGCCCTGGACAACCACACCTACGGCATGTCCCGGCACGCCTACACCGAGGGACTGGTGGTGGTGGACGACCCCTGGTCGATCATGCTCTGCTCCAACAAGGTCTATCTTCAGGAGCGGTTGGCCAACGCGGGCGTCTGCCAGCCCAAGGGATGGCTGCTGGCCCGCAAGGCGTGCGACGACAAGTTCCTGAAGTCGCTGCCCCTGCCCCTGGTCCTCAAGCTGCCGGAGAGCTCCTTTTCCCAGGGCGTGTATCTGGTCAAGACCATTGACGACCTCAAGGAGAAGCTGGCCGTCATGTTCACCAAGACCGATCTGGTCATCGGGCAGGAATTCCTCAAGTCGGATTACGACTGGCGCATAGGGCTCATCGACAACACGCCCCTCTATGCCTGCAAGTACTACATGGCCAGCAACCACTGGCAGATATACAACTGGGCGTCCACGGGCGGCGAGGAATTCAGCGGCAAATCCGATGCGGTGCCGGTCAATCAGGTACCGCCCGGCATCCTCAAGGCGGCGGTCAGCGCTTCCTCGCTCATCGGCAACGGGTTCTACGGCGTGGACCTGAAGGAGGTGGGGGGCAAGGCGTACGTCATCGAGGTCAACGACAACCCCAGCGTGGACGCGGGCGTCGAGGACGAGCTGCTCGGCAACGAGCTGTACGAGCGCATCATGCGCTCATTGTTCAACCGCATCGAGGCGGAGCGCCAGCAGGTGCGCTACGTCTATTGA